A single Amphiprion ocellaris isolate individual 3 ecotype Okinawa chromosome 1, ASM2253959v1, whole genome shotgun sequence DNA region contains:
- the cops2 gene encoding COP9 signalosome complex subunit 2, translating to MSDMEDDFMCDDEEDYDLEYSEDSNSEPNVDLENQYYNSKALKEDDPKAALSSFQKVLELEGEKGEWGFKALKQMIKINFKLTNFPEMMNRYKQLLTYIRSAVTRNYSEKSINSILDYISTSKQMDLLQEFYETTLEALKDAKNDRLWFKTNTKLGKLYLEREEYGKLQKILRQLHQSCQTDDGEDDLKKGTQLLEIYALEIQMYTAQKNNKKLKALYEQSLHIKSAIPHPLIMGVIRECGGKMHLREGEFEKAHTDFFEAFKNYDESGSPRRTTCLKYLVLANMLMKSGINPFDSQEAKPYKNDPEILAMTNLVSAYQNNDITEFEKILKTNHSNIMDDPFIREHIEELLRNIRTQVLIKLIKPYTRIHIPFISKELNIDVCDVESLLVQCILDNTIHGRIDQVNQLLELDYQKRGGARYTALDKWTNQLNSLNQAIVSKLT from the exons ATGTCTGACATGGAGGACGATTTCATGTGCGACGATGAAGAGGACTACGACCTG GAATACTCAGAGGACAGTAATTCCGAGCCAAATGTGGACCTGGAGAACCAGTACTACAACTCCAAAGCCTTGAAGGAGGATGATCCCAAAGCAGCACTTAGCAGTTTCCAGAAG GTGTTGGAactagaaggagagaaaggagaaTGGGGGTTCAAAGCTCTCAAACAGATGATCAAAATCAACTTTAAGCTG ACCAACTTTCCAGAAATGATGAACCGGTACAAGCAGCTCCTTACGTACATCAGAAGTGCAGTCACCAGGAACTACTCGGAGAAGTCCATCAACTCCATTCTGGACTATATCTCTACCTCCAAACAG ATGGACTTGCTGCAAGAGTTCTACGAAACCAcactggaggctttgaaagatgcaaaaaatgatcgACTGTGGTTCAAAACCAATACAAAG ttGGGGAAGCTGTATTTGGAGAGAGAAGAGTATGGGAAACTACAAAAGATTCTTAGGCAACTTCACCAGTCATGTCAG ACAGATGATGGAGAGGATGACCTGAAGAAAGGCACACAGTTGTTGGAGATCTATGCCCTGGAAATCCAAATGTACACagctcagaaaaacaacaagaaattgAAAGCCTTGTATGAACAGTCACTCCATATTAAATCTGCCATTCCTCACCCGCTCATAATGGGAGTTATCAGAG AGTGCGGTGGAAAGATGCATTTGAGAGAGGGTGAATTTGAGAAAGCTCACACAGACTTCTTTGAGGCCTTTAAAAACTACGATGAGTCCGGAAGCCCAAGAAGGACAACTTGCCTGAAGTACCTGGTCTTAGCAAACATGCTGATGAAGTCAGGAATAAACCCTTTTGACTCTCAAGAG GCCAAACcatacaaaaatgacccagagATCCTAGCGATGACAAACTTAGTAAG CGCCTACCAGAACAATGACATCACCGAATTTGAGAAAATcttgaaaacaaatcacagtaACATAATGGACGACCCCTTCATTAGAGAGCACATAGAGG AGCTTCTGAGGAACATTAGAACTCAAGTACTTATCAAACTCATCAAACCATACACAAGAATACACATCCCTTTCATTTCTAAG GAGCTGAACATTGACGTGTGCGATGTGGAAAGTTTGCTGGTTCAGTGCATCTTGGATAA cacaaTCCACGGACGAATCGACCAGGTGAACCAGCTACTAGAACTGGACTACCAGAAAAGAGGAGGGGCTCGCTACACAGCTTTAGACAAATGGACAAATCAGCTGAACTCTCTGAACCAAGCCATTGTTAGCAAGCTCACATGA